The following coding sequences are from one Clostridia bacterium window:
- a CDS encoding FAD-binding protein — translation MVQHDVLVVGAGLAGMRAALEAKKQGVDVAIMSKVYPVRSHSNAAQGGINAALSEDDSWESHAFDTVKGSDYLGDQDAIEILAREAPQAIIELENFGVTFNRDEHGRLGSRNFGGASHARTYFVGDFTGQAILHVMFEQLLRTGLTTYDEWFVTQLVKDDAGAIRGVVAMDIRTGQLHLVKAKAVILATGGMGRVYEPSTNALICTGDGMALAYRAGALLMDMEMVQFHPTTLKGNGALLSEAARGEGAYLLNKDGERFMHKYAPNKLELASRDVVSRAEQIEINEGRGVDGCVLLDLRHLGAEKIMERLPQIRELALEFAGVDIIHEPVPVRPGMHYIMGGIKTDVWGKTNLDGLFAAGECACVNVHGGNRLGANSLLETVVFGKRAGAAAAEYVKSVGDVRVSEAWLRDEEARIEGLLKRPEGEKAAALRLEMGQTMTRNVGVFRTEEQLLVAQAKIQELKQRYQRVSVGDKGRVFNTNLQFVLELENMLDLAEVVVASALFRKESRGAHTRLDYPNRDDANWLKHTVATYTAAGPRLDTRPVTITRWEPQERKY, via the coding sequence ATGGTTCAACATGACGTGCTCGTCGTCGGAGCCGGTCTGGCGGGCATGCGGGCGGCGCTTGAAGCGAAGAAGCAGGGCGTCGACGTCGCCATCATGTCCAAGGTCTATCCGGTTCGCAGCCACTCCAACGCGGCCCAGGGCGGCATCAACGCGGCCCTGAGCGAGGACGACTCATGGGAGTCGCACGCATTCGACACCGTCAAGGGCAGCGACTACCTCGGAGACCAGGACGCCATCGAAATCCTCGCCAGGGAAGCTCCTCAGGCGATCATCGAGCTGGAGAATTTCGGCGTCACCTTCAACCGCGACGAACACGGCCGCCTCGGCTCGCGCAACTTCGGCGGCGCCAGCCACGCTCGGACGTACTTCGTCGGGGACTTCACCGGCCAGGCCATCCTGCACGTGATGTTCGAGCAGCTCCTGCGCACGGGCCTGACCACGTATGACGAGTGGTTCGTCACCCAGCTCGTCAAGGACGACGCCGGCGCCATCCGCGGCGTCGTCGCCATGGACATCCGCACCGGCCAGCTGCACCTTGTCAAGGCCAAGGCCGTCATCCTGGCCACCGGCGGCATGGGCCGCGTGTACGAGCCGTCCACCAACGCCCTCATCTGCACCGGGGACGGCATGGCGCTGGCGTATCGCGCCGGAGCCCTGCTCATGGACATGGAGATGGTGCAGTTCCACCCGACGACGCTCAAGGGCAACGGCGCGCTCCTGAGCGAGGCGGCACGAGGCGAAGGCGCGTACCTGCTCAACAAGGACGGCGAGCGGTTCATGCACAAGTACGCGCCGAACAAGCTGGAGCTCGCAAGCCGCGACGTCGTCTCGCGCGCGGAGCAGATCGAGATCAACGAGGGCCGCGGCGTGGACGGCTGCGTGCTCCTCGACCTGCGCCACCTCGGCGCCGAGAAGATCATGGAGCGCCTGCCGCAGATCCGCGAGTTGGCGCTGGAATTTGCCGGCGTCGACATCATTCATGAGCCGGTGCCGGTCCGGCCGGGCATGCACTACATCATGGGCGGCATCAAGACCGACGTGTGGGGCAAGACGAACCTCGACGGGCTCTTCGCCGCCGGCGAGTGCGCGTGCGTCAACGTCCACGGCGGCAACCGACTCGGCGCCAACTCCCTCCTGGAGACGGTGGTTTTCGGCAAGCGGGCCGGCGCCGCCGCGGCCGAGTATGTCAAGTCCGTGGGCGACGTCCGCGTGAGCGAAGCGTGGCTGCGCGACGAGGAAGCGCGCATCGAGGGCCTCCTGAAGCGGCCGGAAGGGGAGAAGGCGGCCGCGTTGCGCCTTGAGATGGGCCAGACGATGACGCGCAACGTGGGCGTCTTCCGCACGGAGGAGCAGCTTCTCGTGGCGCAGGCGAAGATCCAGGAGCTGAAGCAGCGGTACCAGCGGGTCAGCGTGGGGGACAAGGGGCGCGTCTTCAACACGAACCTCCAGTTCGTGCTTGAGCTCGAGAACATGCTCGACCTCGCGGAAGTGGTCGTCGCCTCGGCCCTGTTCCGGAAGGAGAGCCGTGGCGCGCACACGCGCCTCGAC